Proteins found in one Carcharodon carcharias isolate sCarCar2 chromosome 8, sCarCar2.pri, whole genome shotgun sequence genomic segment:
- the pou4f3 gene encoding POU domain, class 4, transcription factor 3, giving the protein MMAMNSKQHLSMHPILQEPKYPNLHSSSEAVRRVCLATPPLQGNIFGGFDENLLARADALAPVDVVAHNKNHHHFKPDITYHTMSSVPCSSTTSTLPISPPSTISSHHVHPGHQILDADLLDISPSLAALGGPDPSSMLSTQAHSHHLNSMGHLHQAMSMGHPHSFATHNGMPCINEVEADPRELEAFAERFKQRRIKLGVTQADVGAALANLKIPGVGSLSQSTICRFESLTLSHNNMIALKPVLQTWLEEAENAYREKANKPEMFSSNERKRKRTSIAAPEKRSLEAYFAIQPRPSSEKIAAIAEKLDLKKNVVRVWFCNQRQKQKRMKYSANH; this is encoded by the exons ATGATGGCCATGAACAGCAAGCAGCACTTGAGCATGCATCCAATTCTCCAGGAACCCAAATACCCGAACCTGCACTCCAGCTCCGAGGCCGTGAGGAGAGTTTGCCTCGCAACCCCACCG CTGCAGGGCAATATATTCGGCGGCTTTGATGAGAATCTGTTAGCCCGCGCTGACGCTCTGGCGCCTGTGGATGTGGTAGCCCACAACAAGAATCATCACCACTTCAAACCGGACATCACCTATCATACCATGAGCAGCGTCCCCTGCAGCTCGACCACTTCGACGCTGCCCATCTCTCCTCCGTCGACCATCTCCTCCCATCATGTCCACCCGGGCCACCAGATATTGGACGCCGACCTCCTGGACATCTCTCCGAGCCTGGCAGCCCTGGGGGGGCCAGACCCCTCGTCCATGCTCTCCACGCAAGCCCACTCCCACCACCTCAACAGCATGGGGCACCTACACCAAGCCATGTCAATGGGCCACCCTCACTCCTTCGCCACCCACAACGGCATGCCGTGCATCAACGAGGTGGAGGCAGACCCCAGAGAGCTGGAAGCTTTTGCCGAGAGGTTTAAACAGAGGAGGATCAAGCTGGGGGTGACACAGGCTGATGTCGGGGCCGCCCTGGCCAATCTGAAGATCCCCGGGGTGGGATCACTCAGCCAGAGTACCATCTGCAGGTTCGAATCGttgactctctcgcacaataacATGATAGCACTGAAACCGGTGCTGCAGACCTGGCTGGAAGAGGCGGAGAACGCCTACCGGGAGAAGGCGAACAAGCCGGAGATGTTCAGCTCCAACGAGAGGAAGCGCAAACGGACCTCGATCGCGGCTCCGGAGAAACGGTCTCTGGAAGCTTACTTCGCCATCCAACCCCGGCCCTCGTCGGAAAAAATCGCAGCGATCGCAGAGAAACTCGACCTGAAGAAAAACGTCGTGAGGGTCTGGTTTTGCAATCAGAGACAGAAACAAAAGAGAATGAAATATTCAGCAAATCACTGA